In Blattabacterium cuenoti, a single window of DNA contains:
- a CDS encoding succinate dehydrogenase, which yields MIFHFFRSSIGKKVIMGITGIFLMLFLLLHLSINLFLFNGETSFNNVVFFMRNNLCIKILEFILALGFVIHIIFGIKLHIKNNLAKDSIDYSMKQYITTFSSRNMIYTGLLILGFLILHLINFTIPMRYYNNIKGVISDYQIVTTLFKYPIYTFIYIFSFFILGLHLNHGFTSSFQSLGLSNKKNFLWIKKFGFYYFWFICLGFSFIAIWFCLFDS from the coding sequence ATGATTTTTCATTTTTTTAGATCTTCTATAGGTAAAAAAGTAATAATGGGAATAACTGGTATATTTCTTATGTTATTTTTATTATTACATTTAAGTATCAATTTATTTCTTTTTAATGGAGAAACATCATTTAATAATGTAGTTTTTTTTATGAGAAATAATTTGTGCATAAAAATTTTAGAATTTATTCTAGCGTTAGGATTTGTAATTCATATTATTTTTGGTATTAAATTGCATATAAAAAATAATTTAGCAAAAGATAGTATCGATTATTCCATGAAACAATATATAACAACATTTAGTAGTAGAAATATGATATATACAGGATTGTTAATATTAGGATTTTTAATATTACATTTAATAAATTTTACAATTCCAATGAGATATTATAATAATATTAAAGGAGTAATATCAGATTATCAAATAGTTACTACATTATTTAAATATCCTATATATACATTTATATATATATTTTCTTTTTTTATTTTAGGTCTGCATTTGAATCATGGATTTACATCATCTTTTCAATCATTAGGATTATCTAATAAAAAAAACTTTTTATGGATTAAAAAATTTGGATTTTATTATTTTTGGTTTATATGTTTAGGTTTTTCTTTTATTGCTATTTGGTTTTGTTTGTTTGATTCATAA
- a CDS encoding cysteine desulfurase family protein, producing MKIAYLDNAATTPLKKEVIQVMVNALKDNSFGNPSSIQHSYGRRSKSIIEESRLKISKNINSYPSEIIFTSGGTESNNLILRSSVLYLKIQYILTSPIEHVSVLKTILDLSSKYNVYVEFIHIDNKGSLDLNDLEKKLKKYYNKRILVSLMHANNEIGNLLDIDSVGNLCKKYNAYFHSDTIQIIGNYPINMKFAPFDFATASAHKFYGPKGIGFIFIRKELIKQMKPLITGGYQEYGIRPGTENMYGIIGLSEALNLSSCSFYNYAKKMKELKWYCISELKKNIPNIVFNGLSDTNQSIPSILNIFYPKKDHLLYFHLDLMGVAISKGSSCNSYNVKQVSHVIQYIADKKFLRKMTPIRISFGFFNEKKDIDLLIDAFIKIKN from the coding sequence ATGAAAATTGCTTACTTAGATAATGCAGCGACGACTCCGCTTAAAAAAGAGGTTATACAAGTTATGGTAAATGCTTTAAAAGATAATTCATTTGGAAATCCATCATCGATACAACATAGTTATGGTAGAAGATCTAAATCTATAATTGAAGAATCTAGACTCAAAATATCTAAAAATATTAATTCTTATCCATCTGAAATTATTTTTACATCTGGGGGAACAGAATCAAATAATCTGATATTAAGATCGTCTGTTTTATATTTAAAAATACAATATATTTTAACATCACCTATAGAGCATGTTTCAGTATTGAAAACAATTTTAGATTTATCCTCAAAGTATAATGTATATGTGGAATTTATACATATTGATAATAAGGGTAGTTTAGATTTAAATGATTTAGAAAAAAAATTGAAAAAATATTATAATAAACGAATTCTCGTTAGTTTAATGCATGCTAATAATGAAATAGGCAATTTATTAGATATTGATAGTGTTGGAAATTTATGTAAAAAATATAATGCCTATTTTCATTCTGATACTATTCAAATAATAGGTAATTATCCAATAAATATGAAATTTGCTCCCTTTGATTTTGCAACGGCTAGTGCACATAAATTTTACGGTCCAAAAGGTATTGGTTTTATTTTTATTAGAAAAGAATTAATAAAACAAATGAAACCATTAATAACAGGTGGATATCAAGAATATGGTATTCGTCCTGGTACAGAAAATATGTATGGTATTATTGGATTATCAGAGGCTTTAAATTTATCATCATGTAGTTTTTATAATTATGCAAAAAAAATGAAAGAATTAAAATGGTATTGTATTTCAGAATTAAAAAAAAATATTCCAAATATTGTGTTTAATGGATTATCCGATACAAATCAAAGTATACCATCTATATTAAATATTTTTTATCCAAAAAAGGATCATTTACTTTATTTTCATTTAGATTTAATGGGTGTAGCAATTTCTAAAGGAAGTTCATGTAATTCATATAATGTAAAACAAGTATCTCATGTAATACAATATATTGCTGATAAAAAATTTTTAAGAAAAATGACTCCAATAAGAATTTCTTTTGGTTTTTTTAATGAAAAAAAAGATATTGATTTATTAATAGATGCTTTTATAAAAATAAAAAATTAA
- a CDS encoding deoxyhypusine synthase family protein produces the protein MKDSITSFIDKYFLHFNALSLSEAAKAYKNHIQNNGKMMITLAGAMSTAELGKILAEMIRKNKVHIISCTGANLEEDVMNLIAHSHYKKILNYRFLTPFEEQQFLKKGFNRITDTCIPEKEALKRFQKSIFNIWNIAKQKSKKYFPHEYIYQLLLEHQLEPYDIQPKDSWVLEAAKKNLPLVVPGWEDSTIGNIFTSFCIKKFFSSSIMKTGIEYMIYLAKWYQQESKKNKIGFFQIGGGISGDFPICVVPMLAQDLGLHQTPFWSYYCQISDSTTSYGSYSGAVPNEKITWGKLDQNTPKFIIESDATIVAPLIFAYVLNM, from the coding sequence ATGAAAGATTCTATTACCTCATTCATTGATAAATATTTTCTTCATTTTAATGCACTTTCTTTATCCGAAGCTGCTAAAGCATACAAAAATCATATTCAAAATAATGGCAAAATGATGATAACTTTAGCAGGTGCTATGAGTACTGCAGAATTAGGAAAAATTTTAGCTGAAATGATTAGAAAAAATAAAGTCCATATTATTTCCTGTACTGGTGCTAATTTAGAAGAAGATGTTATGAATTTAATAGCACATTCACATTACAAAAAAATTTTAAATTATAGATTTTTAACTCCATTTGAAGAACAACAATTTTTAAAAAAAGGATTTAATCGAATAACAGATACTTGTATTCCAGAAAAAGAAGCTTTAAAAAGGTTTCAAAAATCTATCTTTAATATATGGAATATAGCTAAACAAAAATCTAAAAAATATTTTCCACATGAATATATTTATCAACTATTATTAGAACATCAATTAGAACCTTATGATATACAACCAAAAGATAGTTGGGTCTTAGAAGCGGCTAAAAAAAATTTACCACTGGTAGTACCAGGGTGGGAAGATAGTACAATTGGAAATATTTTTACTTCTTTTTGTATAAAAAAATTTTTTTCATCTTCTATTATGAAAACTGGAATAGAATATATGATTTATTTAGCAAAATGGTATCAACAAGAATCTAAAAAAAATAAAATAGGGTTTTTTCAAATAGGTGGTGGAATATCAGGCGATTTTCCTATTTGTGTAGTTCCTATGCTTGCACAAGATTTAGGACTTCATCAAACACCATTTTGGTCATATTATTGTCAAATTTCTGATTCTACTACGAGCTACGGATCTTATTCAGGAGCTGTTCCTAATGAAAAAATTACTTGGGGCAAATTAGATCAAAATACTCCAAAATTTATTATTGAATCAGATGCTACTATTGTTGCTCCACTAATTTTTGCATATGTATTAAATATGTAA
- the lpdA gene encoding dihydrolipoyl dehydrogenase, which produces MKNSYDIVIIGSGPGGYVSAIRASQLGFSIAIIEKNQNLGGTCLNVGCIPSKYLLHSSKSFFLSKTEYHSYGIIYDKLYVDFKKMMKKKDHIINNLNIGLQFLMKKNKIDIYHGLATFKNKNLISVTIQKNNTSIKKEIEFKYCIIATGSESQNYPNLSTNNNKRILFSKDALSINTIPNRLIVIGGGVIGIELSSIYQRLGSKVIILETMDKLISNMDHSLSDSIKKILEKKSIQVETSLLIDNIEILKDNTGICISVIKKHNGVKKMHHYIGDYCLLSIGRIPHTQYLNLDQLGIKQDDKGFILVNQHLQCTTVNNIYAIGDVIGGKMLAHKAEEEGLYVIEYLAGQNPNKLNYNLVPTVIYTYPEVSSVGKTEEEVKKEKIEYNMGIFPMKNLGISKIIDNDSFNHCFVKIISKKSTDEILGIHMIGPNVSEMIMEAAIAMEFRASSEDLYRICYPHPTFSESIKEAALMTFAKKSIHI; this is translated from the coding sequence ATGAAAAATTCATATGATATTGTAATTATTGGCTCAGGTCCAGGTGGCTATGTATCTGCTATTAGAGCTAGTCAACTAGGATTTAGTATTGCTATTATAGAAAAAAATCAAAATTTAGGTGGGACTTGTTTAAATGTAGGATGTATTCCATCTAAATATTTATTACATTCTTCAAAATCTTTTTTTTTATCTAAAACAGAATATCACTCATATGGAATTATTTATGATAAGTTATATGTAGATTTCAAGAAAATGATGAAAAAAAAAGATCATATTATTAATAATCTTAATATAGGATTACAATTTTTAATGAAAAAAAATAAAATAGATATATATCATGGATTAGCTACTTTTAAAAATAAGAATTTAATATCTGTTACAATACAAAAAAATAATACTTCTATTAAGAAAGAAATTGAATTTAAATATTGCATAATAGCTACTGGATCTGAATCACAAAATTATCCTAATTTATCAACCAATAATAATAAAAGAATTTTATTTTCTAAAGATGCACTATCTATAAATACAATTCCAAATAGATTAATCGTTATTGGAGGAGGTGTTATTGGAATAGAATTAAGTTCAATTTATCAAAGATTAGGTAGTAAAGTGATTATTCTTGAGACAATGGATAAATTAATTTCAAATATGGATCATTCTTTAAGTGATTCAATCAAAAAAATATTAGAAAAAAAATCTATTCAAGTAGAAACTTCTTTATTGATTGATAATATTGAAATATTGAAAGATAATACAGGAATATGCATATCTGTAATCAAAAAACATAATGGTGTAAAAAAAATGCATCATTATATAGGAGATTATTGTCTTTTATCTATAGGCAGAATTCCACATACCCAATATCTTAATTTGGATCAATTAGGAATTAAACAAGATGATAAAGGTTTTATTTTAGTTAATCAACATTTACAATGCACCACAGTTAATAATATTTATGCTATAGGTGACGTTATTGGAGGAAAAATGTTAGCACATAAAGCAGAAGAAGAAGGATTATATGTAATAGAATATTTAGCTGGCCAAAATCCAAATAAATTAAATTATAATCTAGTACCTACTGTTATATATACTTATCCTGAAGTATCTAGCGTTGGAAAAACTGAAGAAGAAGTTAAAAAGGAAAAAATAGAATATAACATGGGAATTTTTCCAATGAAAAATTTAGGAATATCAAAAATAATTGATAATGATAGTTTTAATCATTGTTTTGTAAAAATAATTTCTAAAAAATCTACAGATGAAATATTAGGAATTCATATGATAGGACCTAATGTTTCAGAAATGATTATGGAAGCTGCTATTGCAATGGAATTCAGAGCTTCTTCAGAAGATTTATATAGAATTTGTTATCCACATCCTACTTTTAGTGAGTCTATTAAAGAAGCTGCATTAATGACTTTTGCAAAAAAATCGATACATATCTAA
- a CDS encoding 4Fe-4S dicluster domain-containing protein, with the protein MSLIITKECINCGACEPECPNHAIYEGGTKWRMSEGTSLLKDNKNSIYQNPKEQDHYFIVPDKCTECIGFYDVPQCATVCPVNCCILNEQNVETKENLIKKKNFLHHN; encoded by the coding sequence ATGTCTCTAATAATTACCAAAGAATGTATTAATTGCGGCGCATGTGAGCCAGAATGCCCTAATCATGCAATTTATGAAGGTGGTACAAAATGGAGGATGTCAGAAGGAACTTCTTTATTAAAGGATAATAAAAATTCTATCTATCAAAATCCAAAAGAACAGGATCATTATTTTATAGTTCCTGATAAATGTACAGAATGTATAGGTTTTTATGATGTTCCACAATGTGCAACAGTATGTCCAGTAAATTGTTGTATTTTAAATGAACAAAATGTGGAAACAAAAGAAAATCTTATAAAGAAAAAAAATTTTTTACATCATAACTAA
- a CDS encoding shikimate dehydrogenase family protein, protein MLKTTYLFGLVGKDISYSFSKDFFIKKFHIESINYANYEIFDISNINKISCILKIPNLKGFNVTIPYKKTIIPFLDDLSEESAKIGSVNVVKIKIIKNKKYLVGYNTDIIGFERSFMEDLNKHKQLCYSRITTNNIIKALILGTGGASLSVAFVLEKLNIPHKWISRNKKNNNYLSYEDVNQKLLNMYKIIINCTPVGTYPLIQCFPKFPYKYLTDKHYLYDLVYNPIETVFLKKGKQYNAIIRNGLKMLHIQAEESWKIWMK, encoded by the coding sequence TTGTTGAAAACAACATATTTATTTGGATTGGTAGGAAAAGATATATCTTATTCCTTTTCCAAAGATTTTTTTATAAAAAAATTTCATATAGAATCTATTAATTATGCTAATTATGAGATTTTTGATATCTCTAATATTAATAAAATTTCATGTATTTTAAAAATTCCAAATTTAAAAGGATTTAATGTAACTATTCCATATAAAAAAACAATTATTCCATTTTTAGATGATCTTAGTGAAGAATCAGCTAAAATAGGTTCTGTTAATGTTGTAAAAATCAAAATTATTAAAAATAAAAAATATCTTGTTGGATATAATACGGATATAATAGGATTTGAACGTTCTTTTATGGAAGATCTCAACAAACATAAACAGTTATGCTACAGCAGAATCACAACAAATAATATTATAAAAGCATTAATATTAGGAACTGGTGGGGCATCATTATCTGTTGCATTTGTATTAGAAAAGTTAAATATTCCACATAAATGGATTTCTAGAAATAAAAAAAATAATAATTATTTATCATATGAAGATGTAAATCAAAAACTTTTAAATATGTATAAAATTATTATAAATTGTACTCCTGTAGGAACATATCCATTAATTCAATGTTTTCCAAAATTTCCGTATAAATATTTAACTGATAAACATTATTTATATGATTTAGTTTATAATCCAATTGAAACCGTATTTTTAAAAAAAGGTAAACAATATAATGCTATTATTAGAAATGGATTAAAAATGTTACATATTCAAGCAGAAGAATCATGGAAAATATGGATGAAATAA
- the rpsU gene encoding 30S ribosomal protein S21 gives MILITTVREGESIEKALKKSKKKFDKTKVLKELKEKQQFIKPSEYRRNEILRAIYREKIKQLKEE, from the coding sequence ATGATATTAATTACAACTGTAAGAGAAGGAGAATCTATTGAAAAAGCTTTAAAAAAAAGCAAAAAAAAATTTGATAAAACAAAAGTGTTAAAGGAATTAAAAGAAAAACAACAATTTATAAAGCCTTCTGAATATCGTAGAAATGAAATTTTAAGAGCTATATACAGAGAAAAAATAAAACAATTAAAAGAAGAATAA
- the recG gene encoding ATP-dependent DNA helicase RecG translates to MSFHVFEKSIVNLGISSHKYQLFNIELNIRTYEDLIFFYPKKYIYSPLLRNISKLKSYININSIQIQIIGMVTKFEEIQYNKFKKKILIANLEDKTGFIELVWFKQINFFKKNIKKYALMLVSGKISCFREKIQIIHPEIQYINDHNYIYNPIYPIYYIPNKLKNYGINNSFLRKILRKLIKELKNDLDIIDKFLIHQNKNLMKRTDALIQIHFPQSLKILSQARYRMKFEELFFLKLSLLSKNKTKNISDSYSFSKLGSHFEKFYNYFLPFSLTEEQKRVFREIRHDLKQPKQMNRLLQGDVGCGKTIIAILAMLLALDNGFQSCLMVPTEVLAIQHYSYIKKMFIGIGINIGLLTSSTPKKTKYTIYNDILTGKISILIGTHSLIQESIKFHNLGLAIIDEQQRFGVEQRSKIWSKNTKPPHILIMTATPIPRTLAMTMYHDLKISIIKDIPLNRKPIITIHLFNNKDRNKVINIIKQQILIGRQVYIVYPIIKHTSSNNQYKSLMVGYKLLKDKIFHNIKNKIGILYGQMSYHEKNLQINRFLRGETKIMVSTTVIEVGVDVPNASVMLIENADCFGLSQLHQLRGRVGRGPHQSYCIMMTDKTINLESYYRIRIMCKTHDGLEIAKEDLNLRGSGDLTGTKQSGKTSLKIANLIKDQELMNKIIPIVKDFVDKYPNFLSYYYVIKNYFYKNYQSFWKHIG, encoded by the coding sequence ATGTCTTTTCATGTATTTGAAAAATCTATAGTAAACTTAGGTATAAGTTCACATAAATATCAATTATTTAATATTGAATTAAATATACGTACATATGAAGACTTAATTTTTTTCTATCCAAAAAAATATATTTATTCTCCTTTATTAAGGAATATATCAAAATTAAAATCTTATATAAATATTAATTCTATTCAAATACAAATCATAGGTATGGTAACAAAATTTGAAGAGATACAATATAATAAATTTAAAAAAAAAATATTAATAGCAAATTTAGAAGATAAAACAGGATTCATTGAATTAGTATGGTTTAAACAAATAAATTTTTTTAAAAAAAATATTAAAAAATATGCATTAATGTTAGTATCTGGTAAAATCAGTTGTTTTAGAGAAAAAATTCAAATTATTCATCCTGAAATTCAATATATTAATGATCATAATTATATATATAACCCTATATATCCTATTTATTATATTCCAAACAAATTGAAAAACTATGGCATCAATAATTCTTTTCTACGAAAAATATTAAGAAAATTGATAAAAGAATTAAAAAATGATTTAGATATAATAGATAAATTTTTAATTCATCAAAATAAGAACTTGATGAAAAGAACAGATGCTTTAATACAAATACATTTTCCACAATCATTAAAAATATTATCGCAAGCAAGATATAGAATGAAATTTGAAGAATTGTTTTTTTTAAAATTATCTCTTTTATCAAAAAACAAAACAAAAAATATTTCAGATAGTTATTCTTTTTCAAAATTAGGAAGTCATTTCGAAAAATTTTACAATTATTTTTTACCTTTTTCTTTAACAGAAGAACAAAAACGAGTGTTTAGAGAAATAAGACATGATCTTAAACAACCTAAACAAATGAATAGATTATTACAGGGAGATGTTGGATGTGGTAAGACTATAATTGCTATATTAGCTATGTTATTAGCATTAGATAATGGATTTCAATCTTGTTTAATGGTCCCAACTGAAGTATTAGCTATACAACATTATTCATATATTAAAAAAATGTTTATTGGAATTGGTATTAACATTGGATTATTAACCAGTTCTACACCTAAAAAAACTAAATATACTATATATAACGATATATTAACAGGAAAAATTTCAATTTTAATAGGAACTCATTCATTAATTCAAGAATCTATTAAATTTCACAATCTTGGATTAGCAATAATAGATGAACAACAAAGATTTGGAGTAGAACAAAGATCTAAAATATGGAGTAAAAATACAAAACCACCTCATATACTCATTATGACAGCTACTCCAATTCCACGAACTTTAGCAATGACAATGTATCATGACTTAAAAATCTCCATTATTAAAGACATACCGTTAAATAGAAAACCTATTATTACTATACATTTATTTAATAATAAAGATAGAAATAAAGTAATTAACATAATAAAACAACAAATTTTAATAGGAAGACAAGTATATATAGTTTATCCTATTATCAAACACACATCATCAAATAATCAATATAAAAGTTTAATGGTAGGGTATAAACTATTAAAAGATAAAATATTTCATAATATTAAAAATAAAATTGGAATTTTATATGGACAAATGAGTTATCATGAAAAAAATTTACAAATCAATCGATTTTTACGTGGAGAAACTAAAATTATGGTTTCCACTACAGTAATAGAAGTAGGAGTTGATGTTCCTAATGCATCAGTTATGTTAATTGAAAATGCAGATTGTTTTGGATTATCACAATTACATCAATTAAGAGGTAGAGTTGGTCGTGGCCCACATCAAAGTTATTGTATTATGATGACGGATAAAACAATTAATTTAGAAAGTTATTATAGAATTAGAATAATGTGTAAAACTCATGATGGATTAGAAATTGCTAAAGAAGATTTAAATTTGCGAGGAAGTGGAGATTTAACAGGAACTAAACAAAGTGGTAAAACTTCTTTAAAAATTGCAAATCTTATCAAAGATCAGGAATTAATGAACAAAATAATTCCAATTGTAAAAGATTTTGTGGATAAATATCCAAATTTTTTATCATATTATTATGTGATAAAAAATTACTTTTATAAAAATTATCAATCTTTTTGGAAACATATAGGATAA
- a CDS encoding DUF4290 domain-containing protein, whose protein sequence is MEYNTSRFQLIIPEYGRNIHKMIAYAIKIKDRKKRNRCAWSIIRLMIVSNTHHYGGGNNGNNGGKIIPFYQHKLWNQLLIMSNYKLDIDSPFPKPNSDKQIKIFCKKVIYPEYLTSFRYYGKIIRYMIPIAIKCKNQYKQEGLFYAIANTMKKNYLRWNRTLVEDHVIFKDLKQLSKGKICLMNNTYPLLQCSYLLNQRKNKNFLKIKKRIT, encoded by the coding sequence ATGGAATACAATACTAGTCGTTTTCAATTGATTATTCCAGAATATGGACGAAATATTCATAAAATGATCGCTTACGCAATTAAAATTAAAGATAGAAAAAAAAGAAATCGTTGTGCATGGAGTATTATTAGATTAATGATTGTATCAAATACTCATCATTATGGTGGTGGTAATAATGGTAATAATGGTGGTAAAATAATTCCATTCTATCAACATAAATTATGGAATCAGTTATTAATTATGTCTAATTATAAATTAGATATTGATAGTCCTTTTCCTAAACCAAATTCAGACAAACAAATTAAAATATTTTGTAAAAAAGTAATATATCCAGAATATTTAACTAGCTTTAGATACTATGGAAAAATTATAAGATATATGATACCTATAGCAATTAAATGTAAAAATCAATATAAACAAGAAGGATTATTTTATGCTATAGCAAATACTATGAAAAAAAATTATTTAAGATGGAATAGAACTTTAGTAGAAGATCATGTTATTTTTAAAGATTTAAAACAACTTTCAAAAGGAAAAATATGTTTAATGAATAATACATATCCATTATTACAATGTTCTTATTTATTAAATCAAAGAAAAAATAAAAACTTTTTAAAAATAAAAAAAAGAATAACATAA
- the murA gene encoding UDP-N-acetylglucosamine 1-carboxyvinyltransferase: MAIFKIQGGFSLKGKIQPQGAKNEALQILCATLLTSEKLRIKNIPEIEDVKCLMKILKKLGVTIEYNGIGDYTFQANEIDLDYLNTKDFIKQGQLIRGSIMIAGPLLARFRKVCFPIPGGDKIGRRRLDTHLKGFKLLGSNINFFKEHQYFKLHTSHSLKGKYVLLEEASITGTANIIMASTLAKGKTVIYNAACEPYIQQLCKLLNKMGSKIRGIGSNLIHILGVKELGGGCHTILPDMIEIGSWIGLSAITKSEITIKNVSWKNLGIIPNTFKKMGIQLEKKQDDIYIPAQNSYHIKKLINNSILTISDSPWPGLTPDLLSILTVVATQAKGSVLIHQKMFESRLFFVDKLIEMGAQIILCDPHRATVIGLNHQYPLKGSVLSSPDIRAGISLLIAALSATGTSIIKNIEQIDRGYEKIDERLRILGAQIFRMDHAFIYE, from the coding sequence ATGGCCATTTTTAAAATTCAGGGAGGATTTTCTTTAAAAGGAAAAATACAACCACAAGGAGCCAAAAATGAAGCCTTACAAATATTATGTGCAACTCTTTTAACTTCAGAAAAATTAAGAATTAAAAATATACCAGAAATAGAAGATGTAAAATGTTTAATGAAAATATTAAAAAAACTAGGAGTAACTATTGAATATAATGGAATTGGAGATTATACATTTCAGGCAAATGAAATAGATTTAGATTATTTAAATACAAAAGATTTTATAAAACAAGGACAATTAATTAGAGGATCTATCATGATTGCTGGACCTTTATTAGCTAGATTTAGAAAAGTGTGTTTTCCTATTCCAGGAGGAGATAAAATTGGTCGTAGACGTCTAGATACACATCTTAAAGGATTTAAATTATTAGGCAGTAATATTAATTTTTTTAAGGAACATCAATATTTTAAATTGCATACTTCTCATTCTTTAAAAGGAAAATATGTTTTATTAGAAGAGGCCTCGATTACTGGAACCGCTAACATCATTATGGCTTCTACTTTAGCTAAAGGTAAAACAGTAATATATAATGCTGCTTGTGAACCATATATTCAACAATTATGCAAATTGTTGAATAAAATGGGTTCTAAAATAAGAGGAATAGGATCAAATTTAATACATATTCTTGGCGTAAAAGAATTGGGTGGAGGCTGTCATACTATTTTACCAGATATGATAGAAATAGGAAGTTGGATTGGATTATCTGCTATTACAAAATCTGAAATTACTATTAAAAACGTTAGTTGGAAAAATCTTGGAATTATTCCAAATACATTTAAAAAAATGGGAATACAACTAGAAAAAAAACAAGACGATATTTATATTCCAGCTCAAAATTCTTATCATATTAAAAAACTTATCAATAATTCTATATTAACTATTTCAGATTCTCCTTGGCCGGGATTAACCCCAGATTTATTAAGTATACTCACTGTAGTTGCTACACAAGCCAAAGGAAGTGTATTAATACATCAAAAAATGTTTGAAAGTAGATTATTTTTTGTAGATAAATTAATTGAAATGGGAGCACAAATTATATTATGCGATCCTCATAGAGCAACTGTAATAGGCTTAAATCATCAATATCCTTTAAAAGGATCAGTATTAAGTTCTCCTGATATTAGAGCTGGAATTTCTCTTCTGATAGCCGCACTTTCTGCCACAGGAACTAGTATTATAAAAAATATAGAACAGATAGATAGAGGATATGAAAAAATAGATGAAAGATTAAGAATATTAGGTGCTCAAATATTCAGAATGGATCATGCTTTTATATATGAATAA
- the greA gene encoding transcription elongation factor GreA: MKKFEYITKTGLKKLQKEIERLENIERPKISIQIAEARDKGDISENAEYDAIKEAQSFLEMNIAKLKKKLSNARIIDESKINKTRVSILSTVRVKNLTYGGEQIYTLVPEGETDLKLGKISINTPISSGLLGKQVGQIAHIKLPNNMVLDYKILKIEFSE, translated from the coding sequence ATGAAAAAATTTGAGTACATTACTAAAACAGGATTGAAAAAATTACAGAAAGAAATTGAAAGATTAGAAAATATAGAACGTCCAAAAATATCTATACAAATAGCAGAAGCTAGAGATAAAGGAGATATTTCGGAAAATGCAGAATATGATGCGATCAAAGAAGCACAAAGTTTTTTAGAAATGAATATTGCTAAATTAAAAAAAAAATTATCTAATGCAAGAATTATAGATGAATCTAAAATTAATAAAACAAGAGTTTCTATTCTTTCTACAGTTAGAGTAAAAAATTTAACATATGGGGGAGAACAAATTTATACGTTAGTTCCAGAAGGAGAAACTGATTTAAAATTAGGAAAAATATCAATTAATACTCCTATATCTTCTGGATTATTAGGTAAACAAGTTGGACAAATTGCTCATATAAAATTACCTAATAATATGGTTTTG